The following nucleotide sequence is from Eschrichtius robustus isolate mEscRob2 chromosome 10, mEscRob2.pri, whole genome shotgun sequence.
AACCTAGGCAAATCTCACAGTTACCTGAGCTTTGTAAAAAATAAGCTTTAAACCCTGGTTCTATTCCTCAGAGATTTAACTGGGTTATGaaattctgtgttttaaaaagttcTGCAGATGATTCAGATTCACACGCAGGTGTAGGACCCATTGGACCAGGTGTTGCCCAAGGAGTCTATGCAATGCCTTGATGATGCACGAGAAGAGTTGAGGCATCTCCCAGTGTGGCCATGGTTGCAGACCTTTGGGCGACCTCAACTGCagaccccctcttcctcctcttgttTCTCTTCATTTCACATCCTCACTATGGACTCCACTTTGTATTCCAGCTATGAGATGCCTGGAATGCATACACGTTCTCCCTACAGCACAGCTAGCAGCCAAGTGAAGAGGTCCTAAGCCTGGAGTCCAAGGATGCCTGTCCATGGCTAGGCTTTAGAAGATGTATGAACCCCCTAAAATTATATGCAAATGTGACATGAATGTGCATTTATACGGTGAAAGGGAGGGAATCCCTTATGGAGAATCAGTAGATTCTCAGAAGAGTCCATGACCCAAAAAAAGGTGAAGAACCCTGGTCTAATGGGACAGACAAGACAAAGAGCTGCAACAGGGTGACAAGCACTACGTCAGAAGCGTGTGCTAAATGCCAGAGGAGTTCGAGTCTGGTTGCAACTAGCTGCAACTCCTGTTCTTCCAGTGACTCcctttctcatcttttttcttttcttttttttaaaaaaagttccccCTTTGTCACGCTTAGCTAAATATACAGTGAATTCTTTATTAATACAGCTCAAGGCAACAAACCTCTACTTGAAACTCTCCTATTTACTGGATGGAGAAGATTCCTCTATGAGTAAGATGTGGTCCCTAACTTGTCATATTCTGTCTTATAAGGTGTTACAATTATACTAAGCATTCAAATTTCCACAAGCGCAAAACAAAGTTTTGTGGGAGCACAGAAGCAGGAGAGAGCAATTCCAGCCAGGGAGCCAGGAGCAGGTGTCATTGAGGGGTAGCTCTGGAGCCTGGCTGGCCCtaaaggatggatggaaggaggTTATTCCATCAGAAGGAACAGAGTGAGAAAAGACACGCGGGGAAGGCGAGGGAGCTCGCTGTGTTTGAGGCACTAGGAGCAGCCTCATATGCCTGAAGCAATGAGGGGTGTTGAGTGGAAGATTCAGAAATaagaatgagggacttccctggtggcccagtggttaggactctgcgcttccacagcagggggcacgggttcgatccctggtcagagaactaagatcccgcatgctgcgcggccaaaaaacaaaaacaaaaaactgaaagacGGGCAAGGACAGGATGGTGGAGTCACTTGAATGCTCTGCTCAGGAGTTTGGAGTTACAGTATTTTATAGACAAAGACAGATATTGGACAGTTGTCCAAGTAACGATATGTTTATATGTAAGTAACGATATGTTTAGATCCATTCTTCAGGAAGGTTATTCTGCCAGGGATATAAAATGCATTAAGGCAAAGCAAAGATCAGAGATGGAGAGATCTGTTAGGAAGCCACTGCACCCCAAGAGGAACTTAGGCAGAGGGGATGGAAAGGAGGGGGCAGACTCACATGCTGATTGGATGGAGGAATGGGGTCCTGAGAAGGGAGACGTCAGAGTGGTGCCCAGGGTTCTAAACCTGAGTCAACTGGCGAATAAGGTGCTgttcagagagagacaaagagacacagagaagaaggaCAGACTTGGGGTGGAGAAAGTATATCAGATAAGAATTAAATTCACCTGCTAGTAACAAACACCTAAAGTAACATCTTTAATAAGATGGAGatttgggaattctctggtggtccagtggttaggatttcgggctttcactgccctggcctgggttcaatccctgatccgggaactgAGACTGcgtggtgcaaccaaaaaaaaaaaaagatgaaaagatggaGATTTGATTCCTCACAAAGAAGTCAGGAGGTGGCCAGTCCACGGCTGGTATGGCAGCTCCATCACATCACAGACTCCTTCGCTTTCTGCTTTACCTGTCTACGGCTGCCACCCTCATATGGTTCCATCCTCTGAGTCTCCTCAAGATTTCAAGATGGCCCATTGAACACCAGCCAAAATGTCCACATTCTAAGCAGGaggctggaggaaggggaggaagaaggaaaaagaaaagatgttctTCCCGGATAAATCAGCTCCCTACTTTCCCAGAAGCCCCACCTGGTCCTTTCCATGTATATGTCATCGGCCACCTCTGGCTACAAAGGAGGTTGGGAAACATATATGTGGCCTTCAGGAAGAAAACAAgcgttctctctcttttttcttttaatatttatttatttatttggttgcacctggtcttagttgcagcaggcgggctccttagttgtggcatgcgaactcttagttgcggcatgcgtgtgggatcttagttccccgaccagggatcgaacccatgccccctgtattgggagagcagagtcttaaccactgcgccaccagggaagtcccacaagtgTTCTCTTAGAAAGGAAGAGGGGAGATGGGTACAGAATGGGCAGTTGGTAGCCTCTGCCCCAGAAGAGAAGGTGGGCTTTATTCTTAACAAATTGCACTTAATGTGTTGGTCAGACACTTTGATGGAGATAGGAGACAGGGATCAGAGAAGTGTCTGGACTTCAGGAGGTAACAGGTACCAGATATAGAGACCTGGGGTGCCCTGAAAGAAGTGATGGCCAAAATCACAGAGATGAACAAAGTCACCAAGGGGCAGATTGTAAAGAGAGATGAGAAGTGTAAAGACCGAATCTTAGGAACACAGGAGGAAGGAGCACAAACAGTCTGAGAGGTGAGTGCAGTGTCAGACAGAGAATTTTCAGGAGGGTGTGGTCCCCATTACCAAATGCTGCAGGTCAAGGACTAAGTAGGACCATTGGATCTGGTGACTGGGAAGTCGCTGGAGGTCCCTCAAgtaggggtgagggtgggaagcAGATTTCAAGGAGTTGAGGAGAAAGGGGAAGATGCTGAGATAGAGACATGGGCACATGACCACATCTTGGAGAACCTGGGCAGTGACAACAGAGGGGCAGGGTTGGAGGTGGCAAAGGCTTCAGGAGAAGTCGGATTGAAGGGAACGTTTTGAGGGTTTGGTGGAACAGCCTGTGAGGTCTGTGATTTAAGCTGCACACATATCTCACTCCTTGGTTAGAGATCAGGTTGGAAACCTTGCCTGTAGAGGCATCCGTGCCACTCTGAACACCTGGGTGGATGGTTTTGCTCCCCAGGTAGGGCCGATGAGGCACACACACATCCTCTCACGTCCCACACCTGCCCAGGCAGAGCAGTAACTCTTGATGCCCTATAAGCCAAGCAAAGACTCTGAGGTCTGACGAAGGGCTCTGCAGCTTCCTGCTGACCATGATGTCAAGGTCAGGTTGAAAGGCGGTTTCCATCTGGCTAAGGCCAGAAACACAGAGAGGAGCATTCAGGGTGAAGTCAAAAgagcaaataggaaaaaaaagttggAGGCAGAGGCCTCCAGGAGACCTAATCGGAGACCAGAACGTGGGAGGAAAGGGCCAAGGCCAGGACCAGTCAGGAGGGTGGGAGATATCATGGTCAGGCTGGTAGTCTAGATGAGAAATGGAGATGCCTGGAGAGACAGAGCAGCAGCAGGAGTTCCTCGGGGGCTGGCGGGTCTACTGGATTGTGTCCGATGTTCCCCGAATGCCCAACCTGCCTAGATCCCAAAGTCTTGacccccattttctttttttttaaatttattttattgaagtatagttgatttacaatgttgtgttaatttctgctgtacagcaaagtgactcagttatacacatatatacattctttttcatattcttttccattatggtttatcccaggacactgaatacagttccctgtgctatgcagtaggacctcgTTATCCATCCATTCTAtacgtaatagtttgcatctactaacctcgaactcccaatccatccctcccccactctccctcccccttggcaaccacaagtccgtTTGACCCCCATTTTCTATAACTGATGCACAGATAGTGATGACTAGCGTATGTGAGGTGAAAAATGAATCACACCAAGGTTGACCTTTACCTGGTGACCTTAAAATAACCATGCAGATTTAACTACGTGACTACATACTTTGACATCCCCAATTTCTTAAACCGATCTGACCTCTCCTAAGCTTGataagagaacaaaataaaattcttctttaTGGGTGACCCTGATGAGTTGTGTTTGGCTCCAAAAACCCGACGAAGGCTATAACGCGGGGCAGATTTGGTGCACTCATTCTGTTAACTCGCTGTGTCTCCTGTGGTGAGTTAACCTCACCTCCCTGAGCCCCAGTTTTCTTTGTGAAATGACAGAGCTGGGCTAGTTTTCTGCTTCTTTCCAATTCTGAAATTCTACGAACTTAAATAACTGCATGTAAAACTGCTGCACGGTACTTGATAAATAGGTGCTTCAGGAGCACTTGCATTGGCACCAAAGTAGACGACAGAAGGACTTGATCTCCTCACGGACTTGATCTCCTCATTGCCTTGGACCAATAGCTGTCCCTggtctttctccctcttccaccTCCATCTTTGCAGGTGTGCATCCTCGAGTGTGAAGGGAAGGTTTTCTCCGGCCCTCTCTGGACTCCGTGCACCAAGGTCATGGCGAGGGGCTCCTGGCAGCTCAGCCCTGCTGACCCAGAGCACGTGGCAGCTGCTCTTGACCAGCCAAGAGCCTCTGAGATGCAGCATCTGAAGAGAATGCCCCGTGTCAGGAGCCTCTTCCAAGCTCAGAAACGGACAGAGCCCGGCATGGAGGAGGTAGGGGAGATGGAGCAGAGGCAGCTGCAGAAGAGGTTCGGGGGTTTCACCGGAGCCCGGAAGTCGGCCCGGAAGCTGGCCAACCAGAAGCGGTTCAGTGAGTTTATGAGGCAGTACCTGGTCCTGAGCTTGCGGTCCAGCCAGCGCCGGCGCACCCTGAACCAGAATGGTAATGCGTAGCCGGAAGGGGAGCCCCTCCCAGCTGTACCGTCCACTTCAACCCATGAGTGAGTGGGGCCCGAATGAGCTGGGGGCAAAAAGAAACCTCCTCTACCCCTGTCTTAGCCATCCTCCCTGGCCTGGGGAAGCACGCTGGCccccaaacacatgcacacaccctaCACCACCTCCAGGGGTTCAGCTCCTGGGAGGCCTGGGAGGTAAAGCCACCTCCCTACCTCCTGCCCACCTTCTCTCTGGGAGCAAAGATTTTCCTGGGAGTGCTCTGGACGCTGACCACTGCCATTAAGAGACTGGTTAccatggggataatagtagtgtGTTGAGATAACTAATTCCTCTATAGCTCTCCAGGAGCTTAGTTTCTATGGGGACAGTTAAGTGGACCAATCCTCCTATCTGGTTGCCATAGGAACCATTCACTCACCTTTCCTCCGAGACTAAGAACCGAGAACTGGACCTACGCTTAGCCATTCGCAGAgagtctgatttctgtggctgtgATGTTGCTATTTCACCTTCAAAGATGGCTTAGctgtcccttcccttcccccctgtATCTCAAGGTGACTGGCTTCCATGGAAACCATTAAACTCTCCCAGTCTCCCCCAGTCAAGGAGTTCTGGTTAGGACTCGTCCTTGTCAGGACacttttctgcttctctttcttcCACACATCACTCGTCCATCTGACCACTTTGCCAGAGACGGGCTGACTCTTTGCAGCCAAGGGTACCTGAGCAAGGCTTTGAGAATCTGGCCCAAATGACCTGAGTCGCTTTTGGAAGAGGGACTAAGGGATCATCATCTTTCCTCAGTTTTTGCCTCTTTCCAGGTgccatttttgttttgtgtttgtttgcttgcttgcccttcttcctctctcccttctggtATGTTCTTACCCCCATAGACATGTTTATACATGTGCCTATAATGCAGACCAGATGATAAACATCAGAGATGCTAATTTATTGCCCAGTCATTACAAACTCACCTTTCCTCAGCCCATCAACTTACACGTAACTTTGAGTGGCACAGGGAACCAGCACAGTGGAATTGTCTGAAAATCTAAGAAAATCCCAACCATCAAGCATATATGCCTTAATTCATGTGTGGGAATATGATTATCTGCAGTATCTCATATCTTTCCTTAAACAGTCTAGAAACTTCCCCTAACAGAAAGAACTAATCAGTTGGTCAAAAACTTTCCCCAAACACTGTTACCCAGGTGGGGGCTTTTCCCTGACTCAGAGGCATAAGAGGAAAAAGTCTGCATGTGCTGTGTTATTTTGCTTCCCGTACGTCAAAGGTAGCCAGATTGTTGAAAATCTTCCTCCAAAGTATATTAATACACGTGTGAATCTTTGGCAACCACACTTTAGCAGGGAGGCAGCCCACGTAGTGCTTTGCAGGTAGGCTGGCTTGTTTGCAAAACATCCACTGCCAAACACGGGTATAGGTATTAAGTTGTGAGCCGAAGGCCGCCGTGTTTATTTTAGCAGAATGACTAATCTCCGAAGGCCCTGAATTAACCTGCACTGTTTTTGAAGTCATATTCTTGGATCCTTAACAAGCATTCTATTTTTCCTAAGCCATACCTGCACAGGACCTAATGGTAAATTTTTCAGAACTAGCATGGATTGAATTCTTTCAAATCTTAAAGATATTCTTCTTGAAAGGGACCCTCAAGGAA
It contains:
- the PNOC gene encoding prepronociceptin → MKILFCDLLLLSLFSSASSSCQEDCMTCREKLRPALDSFNLEVCILECEGKVFSGPLWTPCTKVMARGSWQLSPADPEHVAAALDQPRASEMQHLKRMPRVRSLFQAQKRTEPGMEEVGEMEQRQLQKRFGGFTGARKSARKLANQKRFSEFMRQYLVLSLRSSQRRRTLNQNGNA